Proteins found in one Bacillus subtilis subsp. subtilis str. 168 genomic segment:
- the levG gene encoding phosphotransferase system (PTS) fructose-specific enzyme IID component (Evidence 1a: Function from experimental evidences in the studied strain; PubMedId: 2117666, 9033408, 15849754, 16850406; Product type t: transporter): MEKEKRLTKKEIFSMFIRSNFLLGSFNFERVQAMGYCYVMIPAIKKLYGPGAKRNEALQRHLEWFNTHPWLTAPIFGVTAAMEEEMANNKGIDGKAISGMKIGLMGPIAGVGDPIFWGTIRPVLAALGASLALGGNIAGPLLFFFLLNAIRLSTKYYGLKYGYVKGMEILQDLAGNRIQKLTEGASILGLFVMGALVSKWTTINIPIVVSRIKDESGKVDVQTVQNVLDSIMPGALPLGLTLLVAWMLRKGVNPLLIICGIFVIGILGYWAGFLA; encoded by the coding sequence ATGGAGAAAGAAAAACGATTAACGAAGAAAGAAATTTTCAGCATGTTTATTCGTTCAAATTTTTTACTCGGTTCCTTTAACTTCGAACGTGTGCAGGCAATGGGATATTGTTATGTCATGATACCGGCGATCAAAAAATTGTACGGTCCCGGAGCGAAAAGAAACGAAGCCTTACAGCGGCATTTGGAATGGTTTAATACACATCCGTGGCTGACAGCGCCTATATTTGGCGTGACGGCAGCCATGGAAGAAGAAATGGCGAACAATAAAGGAATTGACGGAAAAGCGATAAGCGGAATGAAAATCGGTTTGATGGGACCAATAGCGGGCGTAGGCGATCCAATTTTTTGGGGAACGATTCGTCCTGTCTTAGCTGCGCTAGGAGCCTCCCTTGCTTTAGGAGGAAACATTGCCGGTCCTTTGCTATTCTTTTTCTTGCTGAATGCCATAAGATTAAGCACAAAATATTACGGATTAAAGTATGGCTATGTGAAAGGAATGGAGATTCTTCAGGATTTAGCGGGGAATCGCATTCAAAAGCTTACAGAGGGCGCTTCGATTCTCGGGTTATTTGTTATGGGGGCTCTCGTGTCCAAATGGACCACCATCAACATTCCAATCGTTGTATCCAGGATTAAGGATGAAAGCGGAAAAGTAGATGTTCAAACGGTACAAAACGTGCTAGATAGCATTATGCCGGGGGCGCTGCCTCTCGGATTAACGTTATTGGTGGCATGGATGCTTCGCAAAGGGGTGAATCCACTTCTCATTATTTGCGGCATCTTTGTCATCGGGATTCTCGGGTATTGGGCTGGATTCTTAGCATAA
- the sacC gene encoding levanase (Evidence 1a: Function from experimental evidences in the studied strain; PubMedId: 7646030, 8057358, 10217495, 12224641; Product type e: enzyme) translates to MKKRLIQVMIMFTLLLTMAFSADAADSSYYDEDYRPQYHFTPEANWMNDPNGMVYYAGEYHLFYQYHPYGLQWGPMHWGHAVSKDLVTWEHLPVALYPDEKGTIFSGSAVVDKNNTSGFQTGKEKPLVAIYTQDREGHQVQSIAYSNDKGRTWTKYAGNPVIPNPGKKDFRDPKVFWYEKEKKWVMVLAAGDRILIYTSKNLKQWTYASEFGQDQGSHGGVWECPDLFELPVDGNPNQKKWVMQVSVGNGAVSGGSGMQYFVGDFDGTHFKNENPPNKVLWTDYGRDFYAAVSWSDIPSTDSRRLWLGWMSNWQYANDVPTSPWRSATSIPRELKLKAFTEGVRVVQTPVKELETIRGTSKKWKNLTISPASHNVLAGQSGDAYEINAEFKVSPGSAAEFGFKVRTGENQFTKVGYDRRNAKLFVDRSESGNDTFNPAFNTGKETAPLKPVNGKVKLRIFVDRSSVEVFGNDGKQVITDIILPDRSSKGLELYAANGGVKVKSLTIHPLKKVWGTTPFMSNMTGWTTVNGTWADTIEGKQGRSDGDSFILSSASGSDFTYESDITIKDGNGRGAGALMFRSDKDAKNGYLANVDAKHDLVKFFKFENGAASVIAEYKTPIDVNKKYHLKTEAEGDRFKIYLDDRLVIDAHDSVFSEGQFGLNVWDATAVFQNVTKES, encoded by the coding sequence ATGAAAAAGAGACTGATTCAAGTCATGATCATGTTCACCCTGCTGTTGACTATGGCATTTTCGGCAGATGCAGCCGATTCAAGCTACTATGATGAGGATTACCGTCCTCAATATCACTTCACACCGGAGGCAAACTGGATGAATGACCCAAACGGAATGGTATATTATGCTGGGGAATATCACTTGTTCTATCAATACCATCCATACGGGCTTCAGTGGGGGCCCATGCATTGGGGGCATGCCGTCAGCAAAGATTTGGTTACATGGGAACACCTTCCTGTTGCGCTGTATCCGGATGAAAAAGGCACGATCTTTTCTGGAAGCGCAGTTGTAGATAAAAATAACACAAGCGGTTTTCAAACAGGCAAAGAGAAGCCGCTTGTGGCCATTTATACACAGGATCGGGAAGGCCATCAAGTGCAAAGTATTGCCTATAGCAACGACAAAGGAAGAACATGGACGAAGTACGCTGGCAACCCTGTCATTCCAAACCCGGGTAAAAAAGATTTTCGCGATCCAAAAGTCTTTTGGTATGAGAAAGAAAAAAAGTGGGTGATGGTGCTTGCGGCCGGTGACCGAATCCTCATTTATACATCAAAAAATCTGAAGCAGTGGACGTATGCAAGTGAATTTGGACAGGATCAAGGAAGCCACGGGGGAGTATGGGAATGCCCGGATTTATTTGAGCTTCCGGTAGACGGCAATCCGAATCAAAAGAAATGGGTCATGCAGGTCAGTGTCGGAAACGGAGCGGTCTCGGGAGGATCAGGCATGCAATATTTTGTAGGGGACTTTGATGGAACTCATTTTAAAAATGAAAACCCGCCAAACAAAGTTCTCTGGACGGATTACGGCAGAGACTTTTATGCGGCTGTATCCTGGTCTGATATTCCATCCACAGACAGCCGCCGGCTATGGTTAGGGTGGATGAGCAATTGGCAATATGCGAATGATGTTCCGACATCCCCATGGAGAAGTGCAACGTCCATTCCAAGAGAGTTAAAATTGAAAGCGTTTACCGAAGGGGTTAGAGTGGTCCAAACACCGGTGAAAGAGCTGGAAACCATTCGCGGAACCTCTAAGAAGTGGAAGAATCTGACCATATCGCCTGCAAGTCATAATGTGTTAGCGGGGCAATCTGGAGATGCCTATGAAATAAATGCAGAATTTAAAGTAAGCCCTGGTTCAGCTGCTGAATTTGGTTTTAAGGTCCGAACAGGTGAAAATCAATTTACGAAGGTCGGCTATGACCGAAGGAACGCCAAATTGTTCGTTGACCGGAGCGAGTCAGGCAACGACACCTTTAATCCGGCCTTTAACACCGGAAAAGAAACAGCCCCGTTGAAGCCGGTAAATGGGAAGGTTAAGTTGCGCATTTTTGTTGACCGCTCCTCGGTTGAAGTATTTGGGAATGACGGAAAGCAGGTCATAACGGATATTATTCTCCCAGACCGATCAAGCAAAGGGCTTGAATTATATGCTGCAAATGGCGGTGTAAAGGTAAAATCTTTAACGATACACCCTTTAAAAAAGGTATGGGGAACGACACCTTTTATGTCCAATATGACTGGCTGGACGACTGTAAATGGCACGTGGGCAGACACAATTGAGGGGAAACAAGGGAGGTCGGACGGCGATTCCTTTATCTTGTCTTCAGCATCCGGGTCAGACTTCACTTATGAATCTGATATCACCATTAAGGATGGAAACGGAAGAGGGGCAGGAGCACTAATGTTTCGCTCTGACAAAGATGCCAAAAACGGTTACCTTGCCAATGTGGATGCGAAGCATGACCTAGTGAAATTCTTTAAATTTGAGAACGGTGCTGCTTCTGTCATTGCTGAATACAAAACACCGATAGACGTTAATAAAAAGTATCATCTGAAAACAGAGGCCGAGGGCGATCGCTTTAAAATCTATTTAGATGATCGTCTTGTGATTGATGCACATGATTCCGTATTTTCAGAAGGCCAATTTGGCTTGAATGTGTGGGACGCGACTGCTGTCTTTCAGAATGTAACGAAGGAGTCTTAA
- a CDS encoding hypothetical protein (Evidence 5: Unknown function) — MPETDQLAQQSLLKVFKHEERSEGTNEKETDSSHDHVHPAVDYGIFGRCSRFKLL; from the coding sequence TTGCCAGAAACGGACCAGCTTGCGCAGCAGTCTCTTTTGAAAGTGTTCAAACATGAAGAGAGGAGCGAAGGAACAAATGAAAAAGAGACTGATTCAAGTCATGATCATGTTCACCCTGCTGTTGACTATGGCATTTTCGGCAGATGCAGCCGATTCAAGCTACTATGA
- the levE gene encoding phosphotransferase system (PTS) fructose-specific enzyme IIB component (Evidence 1a: Function from experimental evidences in the studied strain; PubMedId: 2117666, 9033408, 9622354, 10589728; Product type t: transporter), whose protein sequence is MNIVLARIDDRFIHGQILTRWIKVHAADRIIVVSDDIAQDEMRKTLILSVAPSNVKASAVSVSKMAKAFHSPRYEGVTAMLLFENPSDIVSLIEAGVPIKTVNVGGMRFENHRRQITKSVSVTEQDIKAFETLSDKGVKLELRQLPSDASEDFVQILRNVTK, encoded by the coding sequence ATGAACATTGTGTTAGCAAGAATTGATGACCGCTTTATTCACGGCCAAATCCTGACAAGGTGGATAAAAGTCCATGCAGCCGACCGAATCATCGTTGTCTCCGACGATATTGCTCAGGACGAAATGAGAAAAACGCTGATCCTTTCTGTTGCGCCTTCAAATGTAAAGGCGAGTGCCGTCTCGGTTTCTAAAATGGCAAAAGCATTTCATAGTCCGCGCTACGAAGGGGTAACGGCAATGCTCTTGTTTGAAAATCCGTCCGATATTGTATCTCTTATAGAAGCAGGTGTACCGATCAAAACCGTAAACGTCGGGGGAATGCGTTTTGAAAATCATCGCAGGCAAATCACAAAATCAGTCAGTGTCACAGAACAAGATATAAAGGCATTTGAAACATTAAGTGACAAGGGCGTGAAACTGGAATTGAGGCAGCTGCCTTCAGATGCCAGTGAGGATTTTGTACAGATTTTACGGAACGTAACAAAATAA
- the levD gene encoding phosphotransferase system (PTS) fructose-specific enzyme IIA component (Evidence 1a: Function from experimental evidences in the studied strain; PubMedId: 2117666, 9033408; Product type t: transporter) has protein sequence MISVIISGHGDFPIALKESSGMIFGEENNLIAVPFFKGEGIQTLQEKYHQALKDIPEEHEVLFLVDIFGGTPYNAAASFIAEDQRMDMAAGVNLPILLEVLSLREHLALKDLLNNLKAMSQQSFQVCSEHLEKVKTANQDTREDEL, from the coding sequence ATGATTTCAGTTATTATCAGCGGTCATGGAGATTTTCCCATAGCATTAAAAGAGTCTTCAGGGATGATATTCGGTGAAGAAAATAACCTGATTGCAGTGCCGTTTTTCAAAGGGGAAGGAATACAAACGCTGCAAGAAAAATATCATCAGGCGCTCAAGGATATCCCGGAAGAACATGAAGTGCTTTTTTTAGTCGATATTTTTGGAGGGACGCCATATAACGCGGCAGCTTCCTTTATTGCTGAGGATCAAAGAATGGATATGGCTGCCGGCGTAAACCTGCCGATTCTGCTGGAGGTATTAAGCCTGAGAGAACATCTGGCTCTCAAAGATTTGCTGAACAACTTAAAAGCAATGAGTCAGCAAAGCTTTCAAGTGTGCAGTGAACATTTAGAAAAAGTAAAAACAGCCAATCAAGATACAAGAGAGGATGAATTATGA
- the sufL gene encoding deglycase; general stress protecting enzyme; protects against methylglyoxal toxicity (Evidence 2a: Function from experimental evidences in other organisms; PubMedId: 12775685, 17257049, 17933887, 24330391, 26774339; Product type e: enzyme), with protein sequence MSKKIAVLVTDQFEDIEYTSPVKAYEEAGYSVVAIDLEAGKEVTGKHGEKVKIDKAISDVDASDFDALLIPGGFSPDLLRADDRPGEFAKAFVENKKPVFAICHGPQVLIDTDLLKGKDITGYRSIRKDLINAGANYKDAEVVVSHNIVTSRTPDDLEAFNRESLNLLK encoded by the coding sequence ATGAGCAAAAAAATTGCAGTTCTTGTTACAGACCAATTCGAAGACATCGAATATACAAGTCCGGTAAAAGCATACGAAGAAGCTGGCTACAGTGTTGTGGCTATCGATTTGGAAGCCGGCAAAGAAGTTACCGGTAAGCATGGCGAGAAAGTAAAGATTGACAAAGCCATCTCTGATGTGGATGCAAGTGACTTTGATGCACTTTTAATTCCTGGGGGATTCTCTCCGGATTTGCTTCGTGCAGATGACCGTCCGGGTGAATTCGCAAAAGCATTTGTCGAAAACAAAAAACCTGTTTTCGCAATTTGCCACGGCCCGCAAGTACTGATTGATACGGATCTTCTAAAAGGCAAAGATATCACAGGCTACCGCAGCATCCGCAAAGATTTAATCAATGCCGGTGCAAACTACAAAGATGCAGAAGTAGTCGTCAGCCACAACATTGTCACAAGCAGAACACCTGATGATTTGGAAGCATTTAACCGCGAATCTTTAAACTTGTTAAAATAA
- the yraD gene encoding putative spore coat protein (Evidence 3: Putative function from multiple computational evidences; PubMedId: 10066829, 22882546; Product type cp: cell process) — MNPIIEYLTGMNVLTDQIIAMDLLISAKNGVRNYAMAATEAGTPEVKEVLIRHLEEALDMHEQLSSYMMEKGWYHPWNPDEQVKLNLKNIDTAIQLPTL, encoded by the coding sequence AATCCTATCATAGAATATCTGACTGGCATGAATGTTCTAACAGACCAAATCATTGCTATGGACTTATTAATTTCAGCAAAGAACGGAGTCAGAAATTATGCGATGGCAGCCACTGAAGCCGGAACGCCTGAAGTAAAAGAGGTCCTTATCCGCCATTTGGAAGAAGCACTCGATATGCACGAACAACTCTCAAGCTATATGATGGAAAAAGGCTGGTACCATCCTTGGAACCCTGACGAACAAGTCAAGCTGAATTTAAAAAATATTGATACAGCCATTCAATTGCCAACCCTTTAA
- the levF gene encoding phosphotransferase system (PTS) fructose-specific enzyme IIC component (Evidence 1a: Function from experimental evidences in the studied strain; PubMedId: 2117666, 9033408, 15849754, 16850406; Product type t: transporter), protein MSSLQIILLLIIAAITGIASVLDEGQTHRPLVACTLVGLVLGDLKTGIILGGTLELMALGWMNVGLAMAPDTAIASVISTILVITADQGIGEGIAVAVALAAAGQALTIFVRTITVFFIHRADQYAKAGNIKGIEIMHITAMVFQALRVMIPTLIVALISVSAVQAFLGNIPDVITKGLQIGGGIIVVVGYAMVINMMNIPYLKPFFYIGFLLAAFTDFNLVGFGALGLCLALLYQQVMQKQSAHGAVAAASDSGSVAVYDDDDDDLDA, encoded by the coding sequence ATGTCTTCATTACAAATTATTTTGTTGTTAATCATTGCAGCAATCACCGGAATCGCAAGTGTATTGGATGAAGGGCAGACACACCGGCCGCTAGTGGCCTGTACGTTGGTTGGCTTGGTGCTCGGGGACTTAAAAACGGGAATTATTCTTGGAGGCACACTGGAGCTGATGGCGCTCGGCTGGATGAACGTCGGGCTTGCCATGGCACCTGATACAGCGATCGCCTCTGTCATCTCAACCATTTTAGTTATTACCGCTGATCAAGGAATTGGCGAAGGGATTGCTGTCGCTGTTGCTTTAGCAGCTGCGGGTCAGGCGCTGACGATTTTTGTTCGGACGATCACTGTCTTTTTCATCCACCGCGCTGATCAATATGCAAAAGCGGGAAATATAAAAGGAATTGAAATTATGCATATTACCGCGATGGTGTTTCAAGCTTTGCGCGTCATGATTCCTACATTGATTGTTGCTTTAATTAGTGTCAGCGCTGTTCAGGCGTTCCTGGGAAATATTCCTGATGTCATTACAAAAGGACTGCAAATAGGCGGAGGCATTATTGTGGTTGTCGGGTATGCCATGGTGATCAATATGATGAATATTCCTTATTTAAAGCCATTTTTCTATATTGGTTTCTTATTAGCGGCGTTTACCGATTTTAACTTAGTGGGATTTGGAGCCCTTGGTCTCTGTCTGGCGCTTTTATACCAGCAGGTGATGCAAAAACAAAGCGCTCACGGAGCAGTCGCGGCCGCATCAGACAGTGGCAGTGTTGCTGTTTATGATGACGATGATGATGATCTTGATGCCTAA
- the yrzP gene encoding putative carboxymuconolactone decarboxylase (Evidence 3: Putative function from multiple computational evidences; PubMedId: 17962296, 19170879; Product type e: enzyme), whose translation MANKHTAGREQLGEFAPKFAELHDDVLFGDIWAREEELSSRDRSMITVSALITDCFSAYKSGSF comes from the coding sequence ATGGCAAATAAACACACTGCCGGAAGAGAACAATTAGGAGAATTTGCGCCAAAGTTTGCTGAACTTCATGATGATGTTCTATTCGGTGACATTTGGGCAAGAGAAGAAGAACTTTCATCCCGGGATCGCAGCATGATTACAGTTTCTGCATTAATTACTGACTGTTTCTCAGCTTATAAATCAGGTTCATTTTAA
- the adhR gene encoding transcriptional regulator regulated by thiol-alkylation (Evidence 1a: Function from experimental evidences in the studied strain; PubMedId: 14663075, 17962296, 19170879; Product type r: regulator), which yields MNIAQVAKQFGLTAATLRYYERVGLIPPVKRKDSGIRDYDEEDIKWIEFIKCMRNAGLSIEALIEYTTLFTEGDRTVEARKNILADERQRLIEKRKEIDETIKRLDTKIKDYDGKLRENEAKLKSRPKTESLHGSVEQRR from the coding sequence ATGAATATTGCTCAGGTGGCAAAGCAGTTTGGCCTGACAGCCGCAACACTCCGATATTACGAACGTGTAGGATTAATCCCGCCTGTAAAACGAAAAGACAGCGGCATTCGCGACTATGATGAAGAAGATATCAAATGGATTGAATTCATTAAATGCATGCGAAATGCGGGACTATCGATAGAAGCGCTAATTGAATATACAACATTATTTACCGAAGGTGACCGTACGGTAGAAGCTCGAAAAAATATCCTGGCTGACGAACGACAGCGGCTGATAGAGAAGCGGAAAGAAATTGATGAAACAATTAAGAGATTAGACACAAAAATTAAAGATTATGATGGGAAATTGCGTGAAAATGAGGCAAAGCTCAAAAGCAGGCCTAAAACGGAAAGTCTTCACGGATCAGTGGAGCAAAGAAGGTAG
- the adhA gene encoding putative aldehyde dehydrogenase; carbonyl stress response (Evidence 3: Putative function from multiple computational evidences; PubMedId: 19170879; Product type e: enzyme) — MCNQHQTRVLSVSHAKAKFEQTTIERRGLRPHDVLIDIKFSGICHSDIHSAFDEWGGGIFPMVPGHEIAGVVTAVGTKVTKLAVGDRVGVGCFVDSCGECEYCLNAEEQFCTKGVVQTYNSVDYDGNPTYGGYSQKIVVTDRFVVRIPDRLEMDVASPLLCAGITTYSPLKHWNVGPGKKVAIVGVGGLGHLAIQFAHAMGAEVTVLSRSMNKKEEALELGANHYFATSDPATFTALAGRFDVILNTVSANLDVDAYLSMLRIDGTLVSVGAPAKPDTYSVFSLIMGRRSIAGSLVGGIQETQEMLDFAAEHGIEPKIEVIGADQVDEAYERILRSDVRYRFVIDISTL, encoded by the coding sequence ATGTGTAATCAACATCAAACCCGTGTATTAAGCGTGTCACATGCAAAAGCCAAATTTGAACAAACGACGATTGAGCGAAGAGGATTACGGCCGCACGATGTCTTAATCGATATTAAATTCAGCGGCATTTGCCATTCAGACATTCATAGCGCTTTTGATGAATGGGGCGGTGGCATCTTCCCAATGGTGCCTGGACATGAAATAGCCGGTGTTGTAACAGCCGTTGGAACAAAAGTCACCAAGTTGGCTGTCGGGGACCGCGTTGGTGTCGGCTGTTTTGTTGACTCTTGCGGAGAATGCGAATACTGTCTCAACGCAGAGGAACAATTCTGCACGAAGGGTGTTGTTCAAACGTATAACTCAGTAGACTACGACGGAAACCCCACTTATGGCGGGTACAGCCAAAAAATCGTTGTCACTGACAGATTTGTTGTTCGCATACCAGATCGTTTGGAAATGGATGTTGCCAGTCCGCTGTTGTGTGCAGGTATCACAACGTATTCCCCGCTGAAACACTGGAATGTTGGCCCTGGTAAAAAGGTTGCGATTGTAGGCGTAGGTGGCCTTGGACATTTGGCAATTCAATTTGCACATGCGATGGGTGCAGAAGTAACCGTCCTGAGCCGTTCCATGAATAAGAAAGAGGAAGCTCTGGAACTCGGTGCAAATCATTACTTTGCAACAAGTGACCCAGCCACATTCACTGCATTGGCCGGGCGTTTTGACGTGATCTTAAATACGGTATCGGCAAATCTCGATGTAGATGCCTATTTATCAATGCTTCGTATAGACGGGACACTTGTAAGCGTTGGAGCTCCTGCCAAGCCGGACACATACAGTGTGTTTTCCCTAATCATGGGGCGCCGCAGCATTGCAGGTTCTCTAGTCGGCGGAATTCAAGAAACTCAAGAGATGCTGGATTTCGCAGCTGAGCATGGCATCGAACCTAAAATCGAAGTCATCGGAGCTGACCAAGTGGACGAGGCATACGAACGTATCCTCCGAAGCGATGTCCGTTATCGATTTGTGATTGATATTTCCACATTGTAA